The following coding sequences lie in one Peribacillus frigoritolerans genomic window:
- a CDS encoding acetyl-CoA C-acetyltransferase: MREVVIVGAARTPVGAFGGSLANVSAVDLGVVAAKEAIKRANISADMIDEVLVGNILSAGLGQNVARQVAIHAGIPETTPAMAINKLCGSGLRTVIMGAQFIALGDADVILAGGIESMSNAPYLLPNYRFGQKMGNAEAVDSMTYDALTDVFNQYHMGVTAENIAEQWGISREKQDEFALDSQRKAEKAQLEGRFAEEIAPVEYKRRGKTILVDQDEHPRHGLTIDQLTKLRPAFKENGTVTAGNASGINDGGAMLVLMSKEKADELGLEALATIKSYANAALDPKIMGYGPVPATRKALAKAGLTIDDIDLMEVNEAFAAQSLAVLKDLELKPEKVNVNGGAIALGHPVGASGARILVTLLYEMKLRDAKTGLATLCIGGGQGTALIVQR; this comes from the coding sequence ATGAGAGAAGTAGTGATTGTAGGGGCAGCAAGAACACCGGTTGGTGCGTTTGGAGGCAGTCTTGCCAATGTTTCGGCGGTTGACTTGGGAGTTGTGGCAGCTAAGGAAGCGATTAAGCGGGCAAATATTTCGGCTGACATGATCGATGAGGTATTGGTTGGGAATATTCTCTCTGCTGGATTAGGGCAAAATGTGGCACGTCAGGTTGCGATTCATGCAGGAATTCCGGAAACAACGCCGGCCATGGCGATTAATAAACTTTGCGGATCTGGCCTCCGTACGGTCATAATGGGAGCGCAATTCATTGCCCTAGGTGATGCTGATGTGATTCTTGCCGGGGGGATTGAAAGCATGAGCAATGCCCCGTATTTACTTCCAAATTATCGTTTTGGACAGAAAATGGGCAATGCCGAAGCAGTCGATTCAATGACTTATGACGCCTTAACGGATGTTTTTAATCAATATCATATGGGCGTGACTGCGGAGAATATCGCCGAACAGTGGGGAATCAGCCGTGAAAAGCAGGATGAATTTGCTTTAGATAGCCAAAGAAAGGCTGAAAAAGCGCAGCTTGAAGGACGATTTGCAGAGGAAATTGCACCTGTAGAATATAAACGCAGAGGAAAGACGATCTTGGTGGACCAAGATGAACATCCGCGTCATGGGCTGACGATAGACCAGCTAACGAAGCTGCGTCCTGCATTTAAGGAAAATGGAACGGTTACGGCAGGAAATGCATCCGGAATCAATGATGGGGGTGCGATGTTAGTCCTGATGTCTAAAGAAAAAGCGGACGAGCTGGGACTGGAAGCGTTAGCGACAATCAAGTCATATGCAAACGCCGCGCTTGATCCGAAAATCATGGGATACGGTCCAGTTCCTGCGACAAGGAAAGCTTTGGCAAAAGCGGGATTGACAATAGATGATATTGATTTGATGGAAGTGAATGAAGCCTTTGCGGCACAGTCACTCGCCGTGCTTAAGGACCTTGAACTGAAGCCGGAGAAGGTGAATGTGAATGGCGGGGCGATTGCCCTGGGTCATCCAGTAGGCGCTTCCGGTGCCCGCATCTTAGTGACTTTATTGTATGAAATGAAGCTTAGGGATGCAAAAACGGGCCTTGCCACCTTATGTATTGGTGGCGGACAGGGAACTGCGCTGATTGTGCAACGGTAA
- a CDS encoding sigma-54 interaction domain-containing protein has protein sequence MASDNETIQLELVKAILEELPFGVLVTKNEKEIVLSNRVLSEAFAENQFETQINLILEKNLVPAVNTPIRLNDNNGIVRKAIIQMGGEEYQIYLLLFTNNKSDFLNVDNHEELLFKDIIEFAYDGLVMVDTEGYVQMLSHAYADFLGVDQESSIGKHVTEVIENTRMHVVAKTGKQEVAELQKIKDNYIIATRSPIRKQDKLIGAVGKILFKNVGQFTALSKRINSLEVELKKYKGDFRERNKASYTFDHLMGRSPAFMEVKGQAKIAAKSDSNVLILGESGTGKELFAHAIHNDSRRAMGVFVKVNCAAIPAELLESELFGYEEGSFTGAKKGGKAGKFEAAEGGTIFLDEIGELPLHMQVKLLRVLQEKEIERVGSTGSIPIDVRVIAATNRNLEEMVSKGEFRLDMYYRLKVLQIQVPSLRERPEDIEILGNHFVEKYQNLMKKRVMGMSDQALRLLRLYKWPGNIRELENIIERAMNIVEEGEMIRSKHLPKEITGHKESVSIRTLAEVMDETERAAIVSCLEMTSGNKSETAKRLGVSRTTLYEKMNKYGL, from the coding sequence ATGGCCAGCGATAATGAAACTATTCAATTGGAATTAGTGAAAGCGATATTGGAAGAATTGCCTTTTGGTGTTTTGGTGACGAAAAACGAAAAAGAAATCGTTCTAAGCAATCGCGTATTATCAGAGGCTTTTGCTGAGAATCAATTTGAGACGCAAATAAATTTGATTTTAGAAAAAAACCTTGTACCAGCTGTAAATACTCCGATCCGTTTGAATGATAATAATGGGATTGTCAGAAAAGCCATCATTCAAATGGGTGGTGAGGAGTATCAGATTTATCTCCTATTGTTTACAAATAATAAAAGTGATTTTCTTAATGTCGATAATCATGAAGAACTTCTGTTTAAGGATATTATCGAGTTTGCCTATGACGGCTTGGTGATGGTTGATACGGAAGGGTATGTCCAAATGCTGAGCCACGCTTATGCGGATTTTCTTGGGGTCGATCAGGAAAGCTCGATAGGGAAACATGTAACGGAGGTCATTGAAAACACCCGTATGCATGTGGTCGCCAAAACTGGCAAGCAAGAGGTCGCTGAATTACAAAAAATTAAAGATAATTATATAATTGCGACCCGCTCCCCGATACGGAAACAAGATAAATTAATAGGAGCGGTCGGAAAGATCCTTTTTAAGAATGTCGGGCAATTTACCGCTCTTTCCAAGCGTATAAATTCCCTTGAAGTAGAGCTAAAAAAGTACAAAGGAGATTTTCGCGAGAGAAATAAGGCCTCATATACGTTTGATCATTTGATGGGAAGAAGTCCTGCTTTCATGGAAGTGAAAGGTCAAGCCAAAATTGCAGCTAAAAGCGACTCGAATGTGTTGATTTTGGGCGAAAGCGGAACAGGTAAGGAGCTGTTTGCCCATGCCATTCATAATGATAGCAGACGGGCCATGGGCGTGTTTGTAAAAGTGAACTGTGCCGCCATCCCGGCAGAGCTGCTGGAGTCAGAGCTTTTTGGTTATGAAGAGGGTTCTTTCACTGGGGCAAAAAAAGGCGGGAAAGCAGGTAAGTTCGAAGCGGCTGAAGGCGGAACGATTTTTCTCGATGAAATCGGTGAGCTGCCACTGCATATGCAGGTGAAGCTGCTCCGTGTTTTACAAGAAAAGGAGATTGAGAGAGTAGGTTCGACGGGAAGTATTCCGATTGATGTACGGGTAATCGCTGCAACGAACCGTAATTTGGAGGAAATGGTCTCGAAAGGGGAATTCCGGCTTGATATGTATTACCGGTTGAAGGTCTTGCAAATCCAGGTTCCTTCCTTAAGGGAGCGACCGGAGGACATTGAAATACTGGGAAATCATTTTGTTGAAAAGTATCAAAACCTCATGAAAAAACGCGTAATGGGAATGAGTGATCAAGCATTACGGCTGCTTCGTCTTTATAAATGGCCGGGGAATATTCGTGAGTTGGAGAATATCATTGAACGCGCAATGAATATTGTTGAAGAAGGGGAAATGATACGTTCCAAGCATCTCCCTAAAGAAATAACGGGTCATAAAGAATCAGTCTCGATCCGCACCTTAGCTGAAGTAATGGATGAAACGGAACGGGCTGCAATCGTTTCATGTTTGGAAATGACCTCAGGTAATAAATCAGAAACGGCAAAGAGACTCGGAGTGAGTCGAACAACACTGTATGAAAAAATGAATAAATATGGTTTATGA
- a CDS encoding GntP family permease → MVIQILAIVVALGLLIFLAYRGYPVIIIAPVVTLLAVILSGGHLLPSYTETYMTFAANYIKAFFPIFLLGAVFGKVMEMSGAAASIAKTIVKSLGSKQAILAVVLACSALTYGGVSLFVVAFAVYPFAAAIFKEADIPKRLLPGTIALGAFTYTMDALPGTPQIQNIIPTNYFGTDTYAAPIMGIIGAIMVFTGGMIWLERRRKQALANGEGYGEGHINEPESAEQQNLPNFWLSIVPLILVVAFNFAFSRSAISVKHWYDASMLKETFNIADVSTVTSSWSLIVALTIGIIAAMLLNVGRIKVKLASGLTAAAMGSLLAIFNTASEVGFGNVVKTLPGFSVIQNWVFNASGNPLVSEAIAVNVLAGITGSASGGLSIALEVMGGHYLQVAQSVGITPEMLHRIASMASGGMDTLPHNGAVITLLAITGLTHRQSYKDIFAITILKTVTVFIIAFATSLFI, encoded by the coding sequence TTGGTGATTCAAATTTTAGCCATTGTTGTGGCGCTGGGACTTTTAATCTTTTTAGCCTACCGGGGCTATCCGGTCATTATCATAGCGCCGGTTGTTACTTTACTGGCGGTCATCTTATCCGGTGGACATTTGCTGCCGAGTTATACAGAGACATATATGACGTTTGCGGCTAACTATATAAAAGCGTTTTTTCCGATATTTTTATTAGGGGCCGTATTTGGAAAAGTCATGGAGATGAGCGGTGCAGCTGCATCCATCGCCAAGACCATCGTAAAATCACTAGGCTCAAAGCAGGCCATTCTTGCTGTAGTGCTGGCGTGTTCGGCACTGACATATGGCGGGGTTTCATTGTTTGTAGTGGCATTCGCCGTTTATCCATTCGCAGCGGCAATTTTTAAAGAAGCAGACATTCCAAAAAGATTATTGCCGGGAACGATAGCATTAGGCGCTTTCACTTATACGATGGATGCCCTTCCTGGAACACCTCAGATTCAAAATATCATTCCAACGAATTATTTCGGAACAGATACGTATGCAGCTCCAATAATGGGGATTATTGGCGCGATCATGGTATTTACTGGAGGAATGATCTGGTTAGAGCGTCGTCGTAAACAAGCGTTGGCAAATGGTGAAGGATACGGGGAAGGACATATTAATGAACCAGAAAGTGCAGAACAGCAAAACCTGCCTAACTTTTGGCTGTCCATCGTACCGCTCATCCTTGTTGTAGCATTTAATTTTGCTTTCAGCCGCAGTGCCATTTCGGTTAAGCACTGGTATGATGCGTCAATGTTGAAGGAAACTTTCAACATTGCCGATGTAAGCACAGTCACATCATCCTGGTCTTTGATTGTGGCACTGACAATCGGTATTATTGCAGCGATGCTTCTGAATGTTGGACGTATCAAGGTCAAATTGGCAAGTGGATTAACAGCTGCGGCAATGGGTTCATTGCTTGCGATATTCAATACTGCTTCTGAAGTTGGTTTTGGGAATGTTGTGAAAACGCTACCTGGATTCTCGGTCATTCAAAACTGGGTGTTCAATGCAAGCGGTAATCCGCTCGTATCAGAAGCTATTGCCGTCAATGTGCTGGCAGGGATTACCGGATCTGCATCTGGTGGACTTTCGATTGCGTTAGAAGTAATGGGAGGTCACTATTTGCAGGTAGCCCAAAGTGTCGGAATCACCCCGGAAATGCTTCATCGAATTGCATCCATGGCATCTGGCGGAATGGATACGCTGCCGCATAATGGTGCCGTCATTACCTTACTTGCCATTACTGGACTGACACATCGTCAATCTTACAAAGATATCTTTGCGATTACCATTTTGAAAACAGTGACCGTGTTCATCATAGCTTTTGCAACTTCACTGTTTATTTAA
- a CDS encoding 3-oxoacid CoA-transferase subunit B — protein MTRQLILERAVKEIHDGMCVNLGIGMPTLIANMIPNDFNVMLQSENGLLGIGPYPQKDEVDPDLINAGKETVTAKAGASFFDSAESFAMIRGGHIDLAILGGMEVSENGDLANWMIPGKMVKGMGGAMDLVQGAKRIVVIMDHVNKHGESKVKKSCTLPLTGEKVVHCLITELAVFQFTDAGMELIELQNGVTLDEVKSKTEADFTISPSIEIKA, from the coding sequence ATGACTAGACAACTAATCTTAGAACGGGCCGTTAAAGAAATCCACGATGGTATGTGTGTAAATTTAGGGATTGGAATGCCAACCTTGATTGCCAACATGATTCCGAATGACTTTAATGTCATGCTTCAATCGGAAAATGGCTTACTGGGAATCGGGCCTTATCCTCAAAAGGATGAAGTCGATCCGGATTTGATCAATGCAGGAAAAGAAACAGTAACGGCAAAAGCGGGAGCATCATTTTTTGATAGCGCTGAATCGTTCGCTATGATTCGCGGCGGCCACATCGATCTAGCCATTTTAGGCGGGATGGAAGTTTCCGAAAATGGGGACTTGGCAAACTGGATGATTCCAGGGAAGATGGTAAAAGGAATGGGAGGAGCGATGGACCTCGTCCAAGGCGCAAAACGTATTGTTGTCATCATGGACCATGTGAACAAGCATGGGGAGTCCAAAGTGAAAAAAAGCTGTACATTGCCATTGACGGGAGAAAAAGTCGTACATTGCCTGATTACCGAACTGGCTGTTTTTCAATTTACAGACGCTGGCATGGAATTGATTGAATTGCAAAATGGCGTAACACTTGATGAAGTGAAAAGTAAAACAGAGGCTGACTTTACGATAAGCCCCTCTATTGAAATTAAAGCGTAA
- a CDS encoding GNAT family N-acetyltransferase, with the protein MSGISITRLEIKPWEEKDLELLFQLNAPEMMEHLGGPESNEQILKRHQRYLQIGDKGCMFSINPFPEAKAAGSVGYWQKVWNDQNVYEIGWSVLPSFQGKGIASHAVKALIEKIKAERKYKYIHAFPSINNHASNAICRKLGFTLNSECEFEYPPGSFMQCNDWCLEL; encoded by the coding sequence GTGAGTGGGATTTCGATAACTAGATTAGAAATTAAACCGTGGGAAGAAAAAGACCTTGAATTACTATTTCAACTAAATGCCCCAGAAATGATGGAACACCTTGGCGGACCAGAAAGTAATGAACAAATCCTGAAGCGTCATCAACGGTATCTACAGATCGGAGATAAGGGATGCATGTTTAGCATCAACCCGTTTCCAGAGGCAAAGGCAGCCGGTTCCGTTGGCTACTGGCAAAAAGTGTGGAACGATCAAAATGTGTACGAAATCGGTTGGAGTGTCCTCCCTTCCTTCCAAGGAAAAGGAATCGCATCTCATGCCGTGAAGGCACTGATAGAGAAAATCAAAGCTGAACGAAAATACAAATATATTCACGCTTTCCCTTCGATCAATAATCATGCATCAAACGCAATCTGCCGCAAGCTCGGATTCACTCTCAACTCCGAATGTGAATTCGAATACCCGCCAGGGAGCTTTATGCAATGCAATGATTGGTGCCTGGAACTTTGA
- a CDS encoding LacI family DNA-binding transcriptional regulator — MTRISEIAKICNVSKTTVSRVLNNHPYVSKEKREQILKVIEELDYAPSSLARNFRTNKTKTIAISVPRFDHPFFAQLVKGVSLAALENDYKVLIFQTFYDSKNELDVLEKLKNREVDGVILGALENEWNVIKPYLKYGPILLCNEYHDSASVPIIGYDEFEATYKAVNHLIKKGHRKIGFCYDTSYSQAQNQRKEGFFKALADNNLLHNEDWIFGHGFNIEDGFRICDEIVKLKEKPTALFTGNDQVAAGIIKKATMLGYKIPEYLAIVGYDNQSICQVTTPTITTIDIPIMELGQRTVMELIKYLSSDLKLKRDVIKLPTKLKIREST, encoded by the coding sequence ATGACGAGAATTAGCGAGATAGCCAAGATATGTAATGTCTCTAAAACAACGGTATCTAGAGTCTTAAACAATCATCCATATGTATCAAAAGAAAAAAGGGAACAAATCTTAAAGGTCATTGAAGAGCTTGATTATGCACCAAGTTCACTTGCCCGGAATTTTAGGACAAATAAAACCAAAACCATTGCAATATCAGTCCCAAGGTTCGATCATCCATTCTTTGCCCAATTGGTTAAAGGAGTATCTCTAGCAGCATTGGAAAATGATTATAAAGTTCTTATTTTTCAAACCTTTTATGATTCGAAAAATGAATTAGATGTTTTGGAAAAATTAAAGAATAGAGAAGTAGATGGGGTTATTTTAGGAGCGTTAGAAAATGAATGGAATGTAATAAAGCCTTATTTGAAATACGGCCCAATTTTACTGTGTAATGAATACCATGATTCCGCCTCTGTACCAATTATTGGTTATGACGAATTCGAAGCGACATACAAAGCTGTTAATCATTTAATAAAAAAAGGCCATAGGAAGATAGGTTTTTGCTACGATACTTCTTATAGTCAGGCTCAGAATCAAAGAAAAGAGGGGTTTTTCAAAGCTCTAGCAGATAATAATTTACTACATAATGAAGACTGGATATTTGGACATGGATTTAATATTGAAGATGGATTTCGTATTTGTGATGAAATAGTAAAATTAAAAGAAAAACCTACTGCCTTATTTACTGGAAATGATCAAGTCGCAGCAGGAATAATTAAAAAGGCAACTATGTTGGGCTATAAAATACCGGAATACCTAGCTATAGTTGGGTATGATAATCAATCTATTTGCCAAGTCACAACCCCCACCATAACCACAATCGATATACCAATTATGGAATTAGGACAACGCACTGTAATGGAATTGATTAAATATTTAAGTAGTGATTTGAAATTAAAGCGCGACGTTATTAAATTGCCTACCAAACTTAAAATCAGAGAATCAACCTAA
- a CDS encoding peptidoglycan-binding protein, whose protein sequence is MKIALRTLLDRSVKKMGKGMNPVVKASALEMVERAYNEGITVQISEGYRSLEEQAALYGQGRVYSYNGKNYSNLAKPIVTNAKPGQSYHNYGLAIDFFIVSDDGRRAIWTVNSKWQRVAAIGKDLGFKWGGDWSSFKDYPHLEMTSGLSYTQLQAGKKPHLAFKLERTDIPKTSKGDSLIISIQKTLNGRYETAIEGDGFYGPKTRSALIKGLQTELNKQFNKKLVVDGKWGPKTKNAIVTIKKGASCNITWILQAALYMKGYNPGPLDGEFGKNTETALFKYQRASRISADKLAGKETWNDLFA, encoded by the coding sequence GTGAAAATAGCATTACGGACATTATTGGATCGATCAGTGAAAAAGATGGGCAAAGGGATGAATCCTGTTGTGAAGGCATCAGCATTGGAAATGGTGGAACGTGCTTATAATGAAGGGATCACTGTGCAGATAAGTGAAGGTTATCGCTCTTTGGAAGAACAAGCCGCGCTTTATGGTCAAGGACGAGTTTACAGCTACAATGGAAAAAACTATAGTAATCTAGCTAAACCCATTGTGACGAATGCTAAGCCAGGGCAATCCTATCATAATTATGGACTGGCTATTGATTTCTTCATTGTGAGTGATGATGGCAGGAGAGCAATATGGACAGTTAATTCAAAGTGGCAGCGCGTGGCTGCCATAGGTAAGGATTTAGGATTCAAATGGGGCGGGGATTGGAGCTCGTTCAAAGATTATCCCCATTTGGAGATGACAAGCGGGTTATCTTATACTCAGTTACAAGCAGGAAAGAAACCGCACCTTGCCTTTAAATTAGAAAGAACGGATATACCGAAGACCAGCAAAGGAGATAGTCTTATAATTTCGATCCAAAAAACGTTAAATGGCCGATATGAAACGGCTATTGAGGGTGATGGGTTTTATGGTCCCAAAACTCGATCGGCCCTTATAAAAGGTTTACAAACGGAATTGAATAAGCAATTCAATAAAAAGCTTGTTGTCGATGGGAAGTGGGGACCTAAAACCAAAAATGCGATCGTCACCATAAAAAAAGGCGCTAGCTGCAATATCACATGGATCCTGCAAGCAGCGCTCTATATGAAAGGATATAACCCTGGGCCCCTTGATGGAGAATTCGGAAAAAATACCGAGACGGCACTATTCAAATACCAAAGAGCAAGCAGGATATCTGCTGATAAGCTTGCAGGTAAAGAAACATGGAATGATTTGTTTGCTTGA
- a CDS encoding HAD-IIB family hydrolase: MLLNKKGGFQLLPNVEDPKYIVFCDFDETYYPHSMSHERQKDLYELENYLEAKSNDEELVFGWVTGSSIESILHKMEHGGFRFFPHFIASDLGTEITYFSENNFLEKDPDWHSQINIEEFNKRKVDEIYNVLLMGNIPLIPQTQMGSSRYKRNYYYQIQHESVDKKNLSTIQKVAKEYGIGVNINRCNPLAGDPEDSYDIDFIPLGTGKNEIVRFMLDKFGLSREHAFAFGDSGNDLLMLKSVKHGYLVGNATQEAKEAHTKIATGTYAKGILRTLQSIINI, translated from the coding sequence ATGTTATTGAATAAAAAGGGCGGGTTTCAGTTATTGCCAAATGTTGAAGACCCAAAATACATTGTATTCTGTGATTTTGATGAAACCTATTATCCTCACTCCATGAGTCACGAGAGACAGAAAGATTTATATGAACTTGAAAATTACTTAGAAGCAAAAAGTAATGATGAAGAACTTGTCTTTGGCTGGGTCACTGGGAGTAGTATCGAATCAATATTACATAAAATGGAACATGGTGGATTCAGATTTTTCCCGCATTTTATTGCAAGTGACTTAGGTACCGAAATCACCTATTTCTCAGAAAATAACTTTTTGGAAAAGGATCCAGATTGGCATTCACAGATTAATATCGAAGAATTTAATAAACGGAAAGTCGATGAAATTTATAATGTTCTACTCATGGGCAATATACCATTGATTCCTCAGACTCAAATGGGAAGTTCACGCTATAAAAGAAATTATTATTATCAAATACAACATGAATCTGTCGACAAGAAGAACTTATCCACTATCCAGAAGGTGGCCAAAGAGTACGGGATAGGGGTAAATATCAATCGTTGTAATCCCCTTGCCGGCGATCCTGAAGATAGTTATGATATAGACTTTATTCCATTAGGTACTGGTAAAAATGAGATTGTACGATTTATGCTAGACAAATTCGGGCTGAGTCGGGAGCATGCCTTTGCTTTCGGGGATAGCGGAAATGATTTGCTCATGTTAAAAAGTGTTAAACATGGTTACCTTGTAGGGAATGCAACTCAAGAAGCCAAGGAAGCTCATACTAAAATAGCGACAGGTACGTACGCTAAAGGAATATTAAGAACTTTACAATCCATAATTAACATTTGA
- a CDS encoding CoA transferase subunit A, producing MSKILTSFDSAIQQIEDGATIIVGGFGLSGIPEKLIIALRNKGVKDLTIVSNNCGVDDWGLGLLLENKQIKKMIASYVGENKLFEQQFLSGELEVELVPQGTLAERLRAGGAGIPAFYTATGVGTEVAKGKEHKEFDGLTYIMEKGIVGDFAFVKAWKADHFGNLVYRKTARNFNPVVATAGKVTLVEVEELVGTGELDPDEIHTSGVYVQKVLVGNDYDKRIERLTTANA from the coding sequence ATGAGTAAAATATTAACATCTTTTGATAGCGCTATTCAACAAATTGAGGATGGAGCAACCATTATCGTTGGCGGGTTCGGATTAAGCGGAATTCCAGAAAAACTAATCATTGCTTTGCGTAACAAAGGTGTAAAGGATTTGACGATTGTCAGCAATAATTGTGGAGTCGACGATTGGGGTCTAGGTCTTTTGCTTGAAAACAAACAAATCAAAAAAATGATCGCTTCTTATGTAGGGGAAAATAAGTTATTTGAACAGCAATTTTTAAGCGGCGAGCTTGAGGTCGAGCTTGTTCCCCAAGGAACGCTGGCCGAGCGTTTAAGAGCGGGCGGAGCGGGAATTCCTGCCTTTTATACAGCTACAGGAGTAGGGACGGAAGTCGCAAAAGGTAAAGAACATAAAGAGTTTGATGGCCTCACATACATTATGGAAAAAGGAATAGTCGGAGATTTTGCCTTTGTAAAAGCCTGGAAAGCAGATCATTTCGGTAATCTTGTATATCGGAAAACGGCAAGGAATTTTAACCCTGTCGTTGCCACAGCAGGGAAAGTCACGCTTGTCGAAGTGGAGGAGCTCGTGGGCACAGGGGAGCTCGATCCGGATGAAATTCATACTTCAGGGGTTTATGTACAAAAAGTGCTTGTAGGAAATGACTATGATAAACGAATTGAAAGACTTACAACTGCTAACGCATAA
- a CDS encoding sigma-54 interaction domain-containing protein, with translation MTENGDEEMKSSVNQFSTQFEWILNVINVGVHIVNKDGDTVFYNEMMAHIDGLEREQVLGENIFQLYPSLTDESSTLHVALEKGNVTIESIQTYVNLKEKKITSINSTYPLYEDGEIIGAVEIAKDITKVMNMYDQIVDLRSQLAETHRKNKFSEGTATYHFSDLIGNSPAFQQAISLAKKAARTHSPVMIYGPTGTGKELVAQSIHNVSAQRNQPFIAQNCAAVPKELMEGLLFGTTKGAFTGAMDRMGIFEQANGGTLFLDELNSLDLGLQAKLLRVLQEGEVRRVGGSKEQKINVKIIAAMNISPEEALERGIIRSDLFFRLNVVTIQMPSLSERKTDIPEIVNHFIQKFNKSFFTEVRGISHKAMQRLLQYPWPGNIRELGHAIELTFNVMDAGEDMIDEHHLPAYLFPSGNYATANAQSHPTPLKNRIDLPVVLEEMEREMIMNMFEKYNGNISKTAEALNIKRQGLQYKLNKYGIEKVYTAGSKASK, from the coding sequence ATGACAGAGAACGGAGATGAAGAAATGAAATCTTCAGTAAATCAGTTTTCCACTCAATTTGAATGGATATTGAATGTGATCAATGTGGGTGTCCATATTGTGAATAAAGATGGGGATACGGTTTTTTACAATGAAATGATGGCACATATTGACGGGCTTGAGCGTGAACAAGTGCTGGGGGAGAATATTTTTCAGCTTTATCCTTCCTTGACTGATGAATCCAGTACGCTGCATGTAGCATTGGAAAAAGGCAATGTAACGATTGAGTCCATTCAAACATATGTCAACTTAAAGGAGAAAAAGATAACGTCCATCAATAGTACTTATCCTTTGTATGAGGATGGTGAAATTATTGGGGCAGTGGAAATCGCAAAGGATATTACGAAGGTCATGAATATGTATGACCAAATTGTCGATTTGCGTTCCCAGCTGGCCGAGACCCATAGGAAAAATAAGTTCTCTGAAGGGACGGCGACCTATCATTTTAGTGATTTGATCGGTAATAGCCCTGCTTTTCAGCAAGCGATTTCCTTGGCGAAAAAAGCGGCCCGTACACATTCCCCAGTCATGATATATGGACCAACAGGAACAGGGAAGGAACTTGTCGCTCAAAGTATACATAATGTAAGTGCTCAGCGAAATCAGCCATTCATAGCGCAAAACTGTGCCGCTGTTCCCAAGGAATTGATGGAGGGGCTGCTGTTCGGTACGACGAAAGGGGCTTTTACCGGAGCGATGGATCGCATGGGCATTTTTGAACAGGCAAATGGCGGTACCCTTTTCCTTGATGAGCTGAATAGCCTCGACCTCGGCCTGCAGGCCAAATTGCTGCGAGTGCTTCAGGAAGGTGAGGTGCGCCGTGTTGGAGGTTCGAAGGAGCAAAAGATTAATGTGAAGATCATTGCTGCGATGAACATTTCTCCAGAAGAGGCGTTGGAGCGGGGAATCATTCGTTCGGATTTATTCTTTCGCCTCAATGTCGTGACGATCCAGATGCCTTCTCTTTCGGAGCGTAAAACGGATATTCCGGAAATCGTCAATCACTTTATTCAAAAATTCAACAAATCATTTTTTACGGAAGTGCGCGGGATCAGTCATAAGGCGATGCAGCGTCTTCTTCAATATCCATGGCCAGGGAACATTCGTGAACTGGGACATGCCATCGAGTTAACTTTTAACGTCATGGACGCAGGGGAAGATATGATTGATGAACATCATCTTCCTGCCTATCTTTTCCCTTCAGGAAATTACGCAACAGCAAATGCGCAGAGCCATCCTACCCCATTGAAAAACAGGATTGATTTACCTGTTGTTCTTGAAGAAATGGAAAGGGAAATGATCATGAATATGTTTGAGAAATATAACGGGAATATCAGCAAAACGGCAGAAGCCCTCAATATTAAAAGGCAGGGACTGCAATATAAGTTAAACAAGTACGGCATTGAAAAAGTTTATACGGCAGGGTCGAAGGCATCCAAGTGA